Proteins encoded together in one Stutzerimonas stutzeri window:
- the hisG gene encoding ATP phosphoribosyltransferase, translating into MLTIALSKGRILDDTLPLLAAAGIVPTENPDKSRKLIIPTTQDDVRLLIVRATDVPTYVEHGAADLGVAGKDVLMEYGGQGLYEPLDLKIANCKLMTAGKVGAPEPKGRLRVATKFVNVAKRYYAEQGRQVDIIKLYGSMELAPLVGLADKIIDVVDTGNTLRANGLEPQELIATISSRLIVNKASMKMQHARIQALIDTLHAAVEQHQH; encoded by the coding sequence ATGCTCACCATCGCCCTGTCCAAAGGCCGCATCCTCGACGACACCCTGCCGTTGCTGGCTGCTGCGGGTATCGTACCCACCGAGAACCCGGACAAGAGCCGCAAGCTGATCATTCCAACCACCCAGGATGACGTGCGGCTGTTGATCGTTCGCGCCACCGACGTACCGACATACGTCGAACATGGTGCGGCTGACCTCGGCGTCGCTGGCAAGGACGTGCTGATGGAGTACGGCGGCCAGGGCTTGTACGAGCCGCTCGATCTGAAGATTGCCAACTGCAAGCTGATGACCGCCGGCAAGGTCGGCGCGCCGGAGCCCAAGGGGCGTCTGCGCGTGGCTACCAAGTTCGTCAATGTCGCCAAGCGCTACTACGCCGAGCAGGGCCGCCAGGTCGACATCATCAAGCTGTACGGCTCCATGGAGCTGGCCCCGCTGGTGGGGCTCGCCGACAAGATCATCGACGTGGTCGACACCGGCAACACCTTGCGCGCCAACGGTCTGGAGCCACAGGAGCTGATCGCCACCATCAGTTCGCGTCTGATCGTGAACAAGGCTTCGATGAAGATGCAGCATGCGCGTATCCAGGCGCTGATCGACACCTTGCACGCGGCGGTCGAGCAGCATCAGCATTGA